TGCACGGCCAGCTGGTCCAGCAGCTCGGCCAGATGATCGTCTCCGGCGACCTGGGCGCCGACCGCCCGCTGGTGCCGGAGGAGATCGGCCAGCGCTTCGAGGTCTCCCGCACCGTGGTGCGCGAGTCGCTCCGGGTGCTGGAGGCCAAGGGCCTGGTCTCGGCCCGGCCGAACGTCGGCACCCGGGTCCGCCCGGTGAGCGACTGGAACCTGCTGGACCCCGACATCATCGAATGGCGCGCCTTCGGGCCTCAGCGCGACGAGCAGCGCCGGGAGCTGTTCGAACTGCGCTGGGCGATCGAACCGCTGGCCGCGCGCCTCGCCGCCGGTCACGGCCGGGAGGACGTCCAGCACCGGCTGGTCGAGCTCACCGAGATCATGGGCCACGCCGGCAGCCAGGGCGACCTGGTCAGCTACGGCCGGGCCGACGCCGAACTGCACGGCCTGGTGCTGCAGATGGCCGGGAACCGGATGCTGGAGCACCTGTCCGGGATCGTGGCCAACGCGCTCCAGGTCTCCGGCGGCTCCGGCACCACCTGCGAGCGCCCGTCGGAGTCGGCGGTCAGCCTGCACAGCCGTCTGGTGGACGCGCTGGGCACCGGCGACGGCACCGCCGCCGAGGCCGCCGTCCGCGCCCTGCTCACCGTCCACCCGGACATCGAGCACGCGGTCCCCGCCCCGCGCGAGCACTGAGCAGCCCGCCGGACGCCGCTCGCCCCGGATGGCCCTTCTGCTGCTCGTACCCGCAGCCGGGGGGCCATCGGCGCAGTGCCGCCCATCGGCGCCGAGGCGCTCCGGGCCCCGCGGATAGGCCGCTCGGGGCAGCCCGTACCGGCCGTCGGGTGGTGTGACGGGCGCCACGACGGGCATGCGTAACACTTGAGGGGCGGCAGCGATGTGTACGGAGCGGAAGCAGCTCCGGAATAACCACCACGAGCCAGATGGCTGTGTTGGTCCGCGGCGCTGCTGCCGTCCTGCAGACCCCGGTCACGGTCCACCCCGCTCGAGCAGTCGGGTGACCGGTACGGGTTCGTGTCCACTCATCGTCCGAGAGGTTGTTCGTGTCGGCCAGCACATCCCGTTCGCTTCCCCCCGAGA
The DNA window shown above is from Streptomyces sp. TLI_171 and carries:
- a CDS encoding FadR/GntR family transcriptional regulator, with amino-acid sequence MSTLAHPTVTAARQAESISASELDRFPYADRPAPPAPRWEGAESDLARAGRKTTSSRGRGLHGQLVQQLGQMIVSGDLGADRPLVPEEIGQRFEVSRTVVRESLRVLEAKGLVSARPNVGTRVRPVSDWNLLDPDIIEWRAFGPQRDEQRRELFELRWAIEPLAARLAAGHGREDVQHRLVELTEIMGHAGSQGDLVSYGRADAELHGLVLQMAGNRMLEHLSGIVANALQVSGGSGTTCERPSESAVSLHSRLVDALGTGDGTAAEAAVRALLTVHPDIEHAVPAPREH